In a genomic window of Vigna angularis cultivar LongXiaoDou No.4 chromosome 6, ASM1680809v1, whole genome shotgun sequence:
- the LOC108343447 gene encoding uncharacterized protein LOC108343447 isoform X5: MMKNQNKHVTSLTTTRLSPLAKPFTLNRSTLKPCSNSLFSGYPFLESPKKSDFDEFGEDFSLPTYSPLGHGKQEEDSHESLFAKGSDFADSTMFNEGNQAVHGLSPCRTESASTGTVVAEGLLSNSEGTTLVDDESSSFLLFNCKVSPLKSLTTDMSSAKNTSLNHQSSKNLVENDSDVDSPCWKGTMAFCQTQIENSGSIQTNNAEKATEKHNSLNPLAPQFFPRIAYVKDDFGSSNSGSPLATNVFSGEHMLKKTVMAESPVELNTGIELQPSSNTCGKEKASNTINDPKNSYLDPALNLHCKVTQPSSKEDCSMSIGKLEAVVDADNFAERTKDPSVCKSITDAFTTKSCSPISTLASSSSRVAVVTDLLKTFEGISKSLSKSPTPDVGIVVSAIHVLSELLVQTSMDGVGSNNEHGHDEIMIQQIINNLNDFSTKRCVQRIPTLQSTPADNPFCHNRSLELPKELLS; the protein is encoded by the exons atgATGAAGAATCAGAACAAGCATGTTACCTCGTTGACCACTACACGTTTGTCGCCACTGGCCAAACCCTTCACCCTCAACCGCTCAACCCTCAAACCTTGTTCAAATTCCCTTTTTTCAGGGTACCCTTTTCTTGAATCACCAAAAAAAAGTGACTTTGATGAGTTTGGGGAGGATTTTTCGTTACCCACTTACTCACCCTTAGGCCATGGGAAACAAGAGGAGGATTCTCACGAGAGTTTGTTTGCCAAAGGAAGTGATTTTGCTGACTCTACCATGTTTAACGAAG GTAACCAAGCTGTTCATGGGTTGAGTCCCTGCCGAACAGAGTCTGCCAGTACTGGTACAGTTGTAGCAGAAGGCCTTCTGTCAAATTCTGAAGGCACAACACTTGTGGACGATGAATCTAgcagttttcttctttttaattgCAAGGTTTCCCCACTCAAATCATTAACAACAGATATGTCCTCTGCTAAAAATACTTCTCTGAATCATCAGTCTTCTAAAAATTTGGTTGAAAATGACTCTGATGTGGATTCTCCTTGTTGGAAGGGAACCATGGCTTTTTGTCAAACTCAAATAGAAAATTCAGGATCTATACAAACTAATAATGCAGAGAAAGCAACAGAAAAACATAACAGTTTAAACCCGTTGGCTCCTCAGTTCTTTCCTCGTATTGCATATGTTAAGGATGATTTTGGATCTTCCAACTCTGGTTCACCTCTAGCTACTAATGTTTTCTCCGGAGAGCATATGCTCAAGAAAACTGTTATGGCTGAATCTCCTGTAGAACTGAATACAGGGATTGAGCTTCAGCCTTCTAGTAACACCTGTGGAAAGGAAAAGGCATCTAATACGATTAATGATCCAAAAAATAGCTATTTGGATCCTGCTCTAAATTTGCATTGTAAGGTGACACAACCTTCCTCTAAAGAAGATTGCTCAATGTCCATAGGAAAACTTGAAGCTGTTGTGGATGCAGATAATTTTGCAGAGAGAACTAAAGATCCCAGTGTTTGTAAGTCAATCACTGATGCTTTTACTACAAAGAGCTGTTCTCCAATTTCAACTCTGGCATCATCGTCATCTAGGGTTGCTGTTGTTACTGATCTTCTGAAAACATTTGAAGGTATTTCAAAGTCCTTAAGTAAATCTCCAACACCGGATGTTGGGATAGTGGTCAGTGCAATACATGTTCTTTCAGAATTGCTGGTGCAAACATCCATGGATGGAGTAGGCTCAAATAATGAACATGGTCATGATGAGATTATGATCCAGCAAATAATCAATAATCTAAATGATTTTAGCACAAAAAGATGTGTCCAAAGGATTCCAACCCTTCAGTCAACTCCTGCAGATAATCCATTTTGTCATAATAGATCATTGGAGCTTCCCAAG GAATTATTGAGCTGA
- the LOC108343447 gene encoding uncharacterized protein LOC108343447 isoform X2 — translation MMKNQNKHVTSLTTTRLSPLAKPFTLNRSTLKPCSNSLFSGYPFLESPKKSDFDEFGEDFSLPTYSPLGHGKQEEDSHESLFAKGSDFADSTMFNEGNQAVHGLSPCRTESASTGTVVAEGLLSNSEGTTLVDDESSSFLLFNCKVSPLKSLTTDMSSAKNTSLNHQSSKNLVENDSDVDSPCWKGTMAFCQTQIENSGSIQTNNAEKATEKHNSLNPLAPQFFPRIAYVKDDFGSSNSGSPLATNVFSGEHMLKKTVMAESPVELNTGIELQPSSNTCGKEKASNTINDPKNSYLDPALNLHCKVTQPSSKEDCSMSIGKLEAVVDADNFAERTKDPSVCKSITDAFTTKSCSPISTLASSSSRVAVVTDLLKTFEGISKSLSKSPTPDVGIVVSAIHVLSELLVQTSMDGVGSNNEHGHDEIMIQQIINNLNDFSTKRCVQRIPTLQSTPADNPFCHNRSLELPKGLEMTSIENLNDPNKLYPQNDYTKKKTVFKMFGQSGKSFLAPSSDKGHEIAQVIRRSLGKTLDFDKHMHPEALLFLNLWLDSEAERCFSKYETYHCLMEAGLDVNCTTVAELLS, via the exons atgATGAAGAATCAGAACAAGCATGTTACCTCGTTGACCACTACACGTTTGTCGCCACTGGCCAAACCCTTCACCCTCAACCGCTCAACCCTCAAACCTTGTTCAAATTCCCTTTTTTCAGGGTACCCTTTTCTTGAATCACCAAAAAAAAGTGACTTTGATGAGTTTGGGGAGGATTTTTCGTTACCCACTTACTCACCCTTAGGCCATGGGAAACAAGAGGAGGATTCTCACGAGAGTTTGTTTGCCAAAGGAAGTGATTTTGCTGACTCTACCATGTTTAACGAAG GTAACCAAGCTGTTCATGGGTTGAGTCCCTGCCGAACAGAGTCTGCCAGTACTGGTACAGTTGTAGCAGAAGGCCTTCTGTCAAATTCTGAAGGCACAACACTTGTGGACGATGAATCTAgcagttttcttctttttaattgCAAGGTTTCCCCACTCAAATCATTAACAACAGATATGTCCTCTGCTAAAAATACTTCTCTGAATCATCAGTCTTCTAAAAATTTGGTTGAAAATGACTCTGATGTGGATTCTCCTTGTTGGAAGGGAACCATGGCTTTTTGTCAAACTCAAATAGAAAATTCAGGATCTATACAAACTAATAATGCAGAGAAAGCAACAGAAAAACATAACAGTTTAAACCCGTTGGCTCCTCAGTTCTTTCCTCGTATTGCATATGTTAAGGATGATTTTGGATCTTCCAACTCTGGTTCACCTCTAGCTACTAATGTTTTCTCCGGAGAGCATATGCTCAAGAAAACTGTTATGGCTGAATCTCCTGTAGAACTGAATACAGGGATTGAGCTTCAGCCTTCTAGTAACACCTGTGGAAAGGAAAAGGCATCTAATACGATTAATGATCCAAAAAATAGCTATTTGGATCCTGCTCTAAATTTGCATTGTAAGGTGACACAACCTTCCTCTAAAGAAGATTGCTCAATGTCCATAGGAAAACTTGAAGCTGTTGTGGATGCAGATAATTTTGCAGAGAGAACTAAAGATCCCAGTGTTTGTAAGTCAATCACTGATGCTTTTACTACAAAGAGCTGTTCTCCAATTTCAACTCTGGCATCATCGTCATCTAGGGTTGCTGTTGTTACTGATCTTCTGAAAACATTTGAAGGTATTTCAAAGTCCTTAAGTAAATCTCCAACACCGGATGTTGGGATAGTGGTCAGTGCAATACATGTTCTTTCAGAATTGCTGGTGCAAACATCCATGGATGGAGTAGGCTCAAATAATGAACATGGTCATGATGAGATTATGATCCAGCAAATAATCAATAATCTAAATGATTTTAGCACAAAAAGATGTGTCCAAAGGATTCCAACCCTTCAGTCAACTCCTGCAGATAATCCATTTTGTCATAATAGATCATTGGAGCTTCCCAAG GGACTTGAGATGACAAGTATAGAGAACCTTAATGATCCAAACAAACTTTATCCACAAAATGATTATACGAAAAAGAAAACagtttttaaaatgtttggTCAGAGTGGAAAGAGTTTTTTGGCACCTAGCAGTGATAAAGGCCATGAAATTGCTCAG GTCATTCGGAGGAGTCTAGGGAAAACACTGGATTTTGATAAACACATGCACCCAGAGGCTTTACTGTTTTTGAACTTATGGCTTGATTCTGAAGCAGAACGATGTTTTAGCAAATATGAAACCTATCATTGCCTTATGGAAGCTGGGCTGGATGTAAATTGTACTACTGTTGCG GAATTATTGAGCTGA
- the LOC108343447 gene encoding uncharacterized protein LOC108343447 isoform X1 — MMKNQNKHVTSLTTTRLSPLAKPFTLNRSTLKPCSNSLFSGYPFLESPKKSDFDEFGEDFSLPTYSPLGHGKQEEDSHESLFAKGSDFADSTMFNEGNQAVHGLSPCRTESASTGTVVAEGLLSNSEGTTLVDDESSSFLLFNCKVSPLKSLTTDMSSAKNTSLNHQSSKNLVENDSDVDSPCWKGTMAFCQTQIENSGSIQTNNAEKATEKHNSLNPLAPQFFPRIAYVKDDFGSSNSGSPLATNVFSGEHMLKKTVMAESPVELNTGIELQPSSNTCGKEKASNTINDPKNSYLDPALNLHCKVTQPSSKEDCSMSIGKLEAVVDADNFAERTKDPSVCKSITDAFTTKSCSPISTLASSSSRVAVVTDLLKTFEGISKSLSKSPTPDVGIVVSAIHVLSELLVQTSMDGVGSNNEHGHDEIMIQQIINNLNDFSTKRCVQRIPTLQSTPADNPFCHNRSLELPKGLEMTSIENLNDPNKLYPQNDYTKKKTVFKMFGQSGKSFLAPSSDKGHEIAQLQVIRRSLGKTLDFDKHMHPEALLFLNLWLDSEAERCFSKYETYHCLMEAGLDVNCTTVAELLS; from the exons atgATGAAGAATCAGAACAAGCATGTTACCTCGTTGACCACTACACGTTTGTCGCCACTGGCCAAACCCTTCACCCTCAACCGCTCAACCCTCAAACCTTGTTCAAATTCCCTTTTTTCAGGGTACCCTTTTCTTGAATCACCAAAAAAAAGTGACTTTGATGAGTTTGGGGAGGATTTTTCGTTACCCACTTACTCACCCTTAGGCCATGGGAAACAAGAGGAGGATTCTCACGAGAGTTTGTTTGCCAAAGGAAGTGATTTTGCTGACTCTACCATGTTTAACGAAG GTAACCAAGCTGTTCATGGGTTGAGTCCCTGCCGAACAGAGTCTGCCAGTACTGGTACAGTTGTAGCAGAAGGCCTTCTGTCAAATTCTGAAGGCACAACACTTGTGGACGATGAATCTAgcagttttcttctttttaattgCAAGGTTTCCCCACTCAAATCATTAACAACAGATATGTCCTCTGCTAAAAATACTTCTCTGAATCATCAGTCTTCTAAAAATTTGGTTGAAAATGACTCTGATGTGGATTCTCCTTGTTGGAAGGGAACCATGGCTTTTTGTCAAACTCAAATAGAAAATTCAGGATCTATACAAACTAATAATGCAGAGAAAGCAACAGAAAAACATAACAGTTTAAACCCGTTGGCTCCTCAGTTCTTTCCTCGTATTGCATATGTTAAGGATGATTTTGGATCTTCCAACTCTGGTTCACCTCTAGCTACTAATGTTTTCTCCGGAGAGCATATGCTCAAGAAAACTGTTATGGCTGAATCTCCTGTAGAACTGAATACAGGGATTGAGCTTCAGCCTTCTAGTAACACCTGTGGAAAGGAAAAGGCATCTAATACGATTAATGATCCAAAAAATAGCTATTTGGATCCTGCTCTAAATTTGCATTGTAAGGTGACACAACCTTCCTCTAAAGAAGATTGCTCAATGTCCATAGGAAAACTTGAAGCTGTTGTGGATGCAGATAATTTTGCAGAGAGAACTAAAGATCCCAGTGTTTGTAAGTCAATCACTGATGCTTTTACTACAAAGAGCTGTTCTCCAATTTCAACTCTGGCATCATCGTCATCTAGGGTTGCTGTTGTTACTGATCTTCTGAAAACATTTGAAGGTATTTCAAAGTCCTTAAGTAAATCTCCAACACCGGATGTTGGGATAGTGGTCAGTGCAATACATGTTCTTTCAGAATTGCTGGTGCAAACATCCATGGATGGAGTAGGCTCAAATAATGAACATGGTCATGATGAGATTATGATCCAGCAAATAATCAATAATCTAAATGATTTTAGCACAAAAAGATGTGTCCAAAGGATTCCAACCCTTCAGTCAACTCCTGCAGATAATCCATTTTGTCATAATAGATCATTGGAGCTTCCCAAG GGACTTGAGATGACAAGTATAGAGAACCTTAATGATCCAAACAAACTTTATCCACAAAATGATTATACGAAAAAGAAAACagtttttaaaatgtttggTCAGAGTGGAAAGAGTTTTTTGGCACCTAGCAGTGATAAAGGCCATGAAATTGCTCAG CTTCAGGTCATTCGGAGGAGTCTAGGGAAAACACTGGATTTTGATAAACACATGCACCCAGAGGCTTTACTGTTTTTGAACTTATGGCTTGATTCTGAAGCAGAACGATGTTTTAGCAAATATGAAACCTATCATTGCCTTATGGAAGCTGGGCTGGATGTAAATTGTACTACTGTTGCG GAATTATTGAGCTGA
- the LOC108343447 gene encoding uncharacterized protein LOC108343447 isoform X4: protein MMKNQNKHVTSLTTTRLSPLAKPFTLNRSTLKPCSNSLFSGYPFLESPKKSDFDEFGEDFSLPTYSPLGHGKQEEDSHESLFAKGSDFADSTMFNEGNQAVHGLSPCRTESASTGTVVAEGLLSNSEGTTLVDDESSSFLLFNCKVSPLKSLTTDMSSAKNTSLNHQSSKNLVENDSDVDSPCWKGTMAFCQTQIENSGSIQTNNAEKATEKHNSLNPLAPQFFPRIAYVKDDFGSSNSGSPLATNVFSGEHMLKKTVMAESPVELNTGIELQPSSNTCGKEKASNTINDPKNSYLDPALNLHCKVTQPSSKEDCSMSIGKLEAVVDADNFAERTKDPSVCISKSLSKSPTPDVGIVVSAIHVLSELLVQTSMDGVGSNNEHGHDEIMIQQIINNLNDFSTKRCVQRIPTLQSTPADNPFCHNRSLELPKGLEMTSIENLNDPNKLYPQNDYTKKKTVFKMFGQSGKSFLAPSSDKGHEIAQLQVIRRSLGKTLDFDKHMHPEALLFLNLWLDSEAERCFSKYETYHCLMEAGLDVNCTTVAELLS, encoded by the exons atgATGAAGAATCAGAACAAGCATGTTACCTCGTTGACCACTACACGTTTGTCGCCACTGGCCAAACCCTTCACCCTCAACCGCTCAACCCTCAAACCTTGTTCAAATTCCCTTTTTTCAGGGTACCCTTTTCTTGAATCACCAAAAAAAAGTGACTTTGATGAGTTTGGGGAGGATTTTTCGTTACCCACTTACTCACCCTTAGGCCATGGGAAACAAGAGGAGGATTCTCACGAGAGTTTGTTTGCCAAAGGAAGTGATTTTGCTGACTCTACCATGTTTAACGAAG GTAACCAAGCTGTTCATGGGTTGAGTCCCTGCCGAACAGAGTCTGCCAGTACTGGTACAGTTGTAGCAGAAGGCCTTCTGTCAAATTCTGAAGGCACAACACTTGTGGACGATGAATCTAgcagttttcttctttttaattgCAAGGTTTCCCCACTCAAATCATTAACAACAGATATGTCCTCTGCTAAAAATACTTCTCTGAATCATCAGTCTTCTAAAAATTTGGTTGAAAATGACTCTGATGTGGATTCTCCTTGTTGGAAGGGAACCATGGCTTTTTGTCAAACTCAAATAGAAAATTCAGGATCTATACAAACTAATAATGCAGAGAAAGCAACAGAAAAACATAACAGTTTAAACCCGTTGGCTCCTCAGTTCTTTCCTCGTATTGCATATGTTAAGGATGATTTTGGATCTTCCAACTCTGGTTCACCTCTAGCTACTAATGTTTTCTCCGGAGAGCATATGCTCAAGAAAACTGTTATGGCTGAATCTCCTGTAGAACTGAATACAGGGATTGAGCTTCAGCCTTCTAGTAACACCTGTGGAAAGGAAAAGGCATCTAATACGATTAATGATCCAAAAAATAGCTATTTGGATCCTGCTCTAAATTTGCATTGTAAGGTGACACAACCTTCCTCTAAAGAAGATTGCTCAATGTCCATAGGAAAACTTGAAGCTGTTGTGGATGCAGATAATTTTGCAGAGAGAACTAAAGATCCCAGTGTTT GTATTTCAAAGTCCTTAAGTAAATCTCCAACACCGGATGTTGGGATAGTGGTCAGTGCAATACATGTTCTTTCAGAATTGCTGGTGCAAACATCCATGGATGGAGTAGGCTCAAATAATGAACATGGTCATGATGAGATTATGATCCAGCAAATAATCAATAATCTAAATGATTTTAGCACAAAAAGATGTGTCCAAAGGATTCCAACCCTTCAGTCAACTCCTGCAGATAATCCATTTTGTCATAATAGATCATTGGAGCTTCCCAAG GGACTTGAGATGACAAGTATAGAGAACCTTAATGATCCAAACAAACTTTATCCACAAAATGATTATACGAAAAAGAAAACagtttttaaaatgtttggTCAGAGTGGAAAGAGTTTTTTGGCACCTAGCAGTGATAAAGGCCATGAAATTGCTCAG CTTCAGGTCATTCGGAGGAGTCTAGGGAAAACACTGGATTTTGATAAACACATGCACCCAGAGGCTTTACTGTTTTTGAACTTATGGCTTGATTCTGAAGCAGAACGATGTTTTAGCAAATATGAAACCTATCATTGCCTTATGGAAGCTGGGCTGGATGTAAATTGTACTACTGTTGCG GAATTATTGAGCTGA
- the LOC108343447 gene encoding uncharacterized protein LOC108343447 isoform X3: MMKNQNKHVTSLTTTRLSPLAKPFTLNRSTLKPCSNSLFSGYPFLESPKKSDFDEFGEDFSLPTYSPLGHGKQEEDSHESLFAKGSDFADSTMFNEGNQAVHGLSPCRTESASTGTVVAEGLLSNSEGTTLVDDESSSFLLFNCKVSPLKSLTTDMSSAKNTSLNHQSSKNLVENDSDVDSPCWKGTMAFCQTQIENSGSIQTNNAEKATEKHNSLNPLAPQFFPRIAYVKDDFGSSNSGSPLATNVFSGEHMLKKTVMAESPVELNTGIELQPSSNTCGKEKASNTINDPKNSYLDPALNLHCKVTQPSSKEDCSMSIGKLEAVVDADNFAERTKDPSVCKSITDAFTTKSCSPISTLASSSSRVAVVTDLLKTFEELLVQTSMDGVGSNNEHGHDEIMIQQIINNLNDFSTKRCVQRIPTLQSTPADNPFCHNRSLELPKGLEMTSIENLNDPNKLYPQNDYTKKKTVFKMFGQSGKSFLAPSSDKGHEIAQLQVIRRSLGKTLDFDKHMHPEALLFLNLWLDSEAERCFSKYETYHCLMEAGLDVNCTTVAELLS; encoded by the exons atgATGAAGAATCAGAACAAGCATGTTACCTCGTTGACCACTACACGTTTGTCGCCACTGGCCAAACCCTTCACCCTCAACCGCTCAACCCTCAAACCTTGTTCAAATTCCCTTTTTTCAGGGTACCCTTTTCTTGAATCACCAAAAAAAAGTGACTTTGATGAGTTTGGGGAGGATTTTTCGTTACCCACTTACTCACCCTTAGGCCATGGGAAACAAGAGGAGGATTCTCACGAGAGTTTGTTTGCCAAAGGAAGTGATTTTGCTGACTCTACCATGTTTAACGAAG GTAACCAAGCTGTTCATGGGTTGAGTCCCTGCCGAACAGAGTCTGCCAGTACTGGTACAGTTGTAGCAGAAGGCCTTCTGTCAAATTCTGAAGGCACAACACTTGTGGACGATGAATCTAgcagttttcttctttttaattgCAAGGTTTCCCCACTCAAATCATTAACAACAGATATGTCCTCTGCTAAAAATACTTCTCTGAATCATCAGTCTTCTAAAAATTTGGTTGAAAATGACTCTGATGTGGATTCTCCTTGTTGGAAGGGAACCATGGCTTTTTGTCAAACTCAAATAGAAAATTCAGGATCTATACAAACTAATAATGCAGAGAAAGCAACAGAAAAACATAACAGTTTAAACCCGTTGGCTCCTCAGTTCTTTCCTCGTATTGCATATGTTAAGGATGATTTTGGATCTTCCAACTCTGGTTCACCTCTAGCTACTAATGTTTTCTCCGGAGAGCATATGCTCAAGAAAACTGTTATGGCTGAATCTCCTGTAGAACTGAATACAGGGATTGAGCTTCAGCCTTCTAGTAACACCTGTGGAAAGGAAAAGGCATCTAATACGATTAATGATCCAAAAAATAGCTATTTGGATCCTGCTCTAAATTTGCATTGTAAGGTGACACAACCTTCCTCTAAAGAAGATTGCTCAATGTCCATAGGAAAACTTGAAGCTGTTGTGGATGCAGATAATTTTGCAGAGAGAACTAAAGATCCCAGTGTTTGTAAGTCAATCACTGATGCTTTTACTACAAAGAGCTGTTCTCCAATTTCAACTCTGGCATCATCGTCATCTAGGGTTGCTGTTGTTACTGATCTTCTGAAAACATTTGAAG AATTGCTGGTGCAAACATCCATGGATGGAGTAGGCTCAAATAATGAACATGGTCATGATGAGATTATGATCCAGCAAATAATCAATAATCTAAATGATTTTAGCACAAAAAGATGTGTCCAAAGGATTCCAACCCTTCAGTCAACTCCTGCAGATAATCCATTTTGTCATAATAGATCATTGGAGCTTCCCAAG GGACTTGAGATGACAAGTATAGAGAACCTTAATGATCCAAACAAACTTTATCCACAAAATGATTATACGAAAAAGAAAACagtttttaaaatgtttggTCAGAGTGGAAAGAGTTTTTTGGCACCTAGCAGTGATAAAGGCCATGAAATTGCTCAG CTTCAGGTCATTCGGAGGAGTCTAGGGAAAACACTGGATTTTGATAAACACATGCACCCAGAGGCTTTACTGTTTTTGAACTTATGGCTTGATTCTGAAGCAGAACGATGTTTTAGCAAATATGAAACCTATCATTGCCTTATGGAAGCTGGGCTGGATGTAAATTGTACTACTGTTGCG GAATTATTGAGCTGA
- the LOC108341951 gene encoding receptor-like protein 51, whose translation MKPPPPPPPPPRPLPPALIVLLLLLLLSTPIATSLSLPHPPTPSPTSSPASPSTSTTSTLDPKQVIALESLNIPTSRDPCAQPSFHNATICDSSKPFRHLISLRLANCSSYLSLSFTALKSLSTLRSLSLLNCPLSPVRLPPELASSLTSFSSVNGFRHISGVWLSQLQNLTSLTVSGGQVKASGPFVILAHMTKLKTLTISNANLTGSLPGHLHSNLTFIDFSNNRLKGNIPPSITMLDSLQLLNLSSNSLAGEIPSSLGDLISLTNLSLASNSFTGSIPDSISALPSLLHMDLSSNQLNGTIPKFISQMKSLRYLNLANNNLRGVLPFNLTFIKRLEVLKVGGNTNLCYNHSTISSKLKLGISPCDKYGMPVTPPSKDSSADDSTDDDYDDGDGEGIRHKKEHHHGPNKFVLGVAIALSSIVFLIVFLILCSKCCR comes from the coding sequence ATGAAACCGCCGCCGCCTCCGCCTCCGCCGCCGCGACCTCTTCCACCTGCTCTCATTgtccttctcctccttctcctgctcTCCACCCCCATTGCCacatctctctctctccctcacCCTCCAACCCCATCCCCCACATCATCTCCAGCATCACCTTCCACATCCACTACCTCCACCCTTGACCCAAAGCAAGTGATAGCCCTAGAATCCCTCAACATACCCACCTCAAGAGACCCCTGCGCCCAACCCTCCTTCCACAATGCCACCATCTGCGACTCCTCCAAACCCTTCCGCCACCTCATCTCCCTCCGCCTCGCCAACTGCTCCTCCTACCTCTCCCTCTCCTTCACCGCCCTCAAGTCCCTCTCCACCCTCCGCTCCCTCTCCCTCCTCAACTGCCCCCTCTCCCCCGTTCGTCTCCCCCCGGAACTTGCCTCCTCCCTCACCTCCTTCTCCTCCGTCAACGGCTTCCGCCACATCTCCGGCGTCTGGCTCTCCCAGCTCCAGAACCTTACTTCCCTCACTGTCTCCGGCGGCCAAGTCAAAGCCTCCGGCCCCTTCGTCATCCTCGCCCACATGACCAAGCTCAAAACCCTGACCATCTCCAACGCCAACCTCACCGGATCCCTCCCCGGCCACCTCCACTCCAACCTCACTTTCATAGATTTCTCCAACAACCGCCTCAAAGGCAACATCCCCCCCTCCATCACCATGCTCGACTCCCTCCAACTTCTCAACCTCTCCTCCAACTCCCTCGCCGGCGAAATCCCTTCCTCCCTCGGAGACCTAATTTCCCTCACAAACCTCTCCCTCGCTTCCAACTCCTTCACCGGCTCCATCCCCGATTCCATTTCGGCCCTCCCCAGCCTACTTCACATGGATCTGAGCTCCAACCAACTCAACGGAACCATTCCCAAGTTCATTTCTCAAATGAAGTCTCTGAGGTACTTGAATCTCGCCAACAACAACCTCCGCGGCGTTCTGCCCTTTAACCTCACTTTCATCAAGCGATTGGAGGTCTTAAAGGTTGGTGGCAACACTAACCTCTGCTACAACCACTCCACCATTTCTTCCAAATTGAAGCTCGGCATCTCTCCCTGTGATAAGTACGGAATGCCGGTGACTCCGCCCTCTAAGGATTCGTCCGCAGATGACAGCACTGACGATGATTACGACGATGGTGATGGGGAGGGGATTAGACACAAGAAGGAGCACCATCATGGTCCTAACAAGTTCGTTCTCGGTGTCGCCATTGCCCTCTCTTCCATTGTCTTTCTCATTGTTTTCTTAATCCTCTGCTCCAAGTGCTGTCGTTAG
- the LOC108341675 gene encoding uncharacterized protein LOC108341675 has product MEEEFDMSYLDREDINDDVVGVDFNIVAILHQHLQITTSLAALTMLCIVCHALNILNMFSSDPSSVSNFLPNKDRRRQELMSYLVHTTQCRDIIQMGPEAFINLCERLRSTGLVKDVIRSTVEEQVAQFLYIVGHNVKNWSVAFFFHRSGATVSKFFHNVLDAVITLESEFLTQPSGDEVHPYVLNNSRFYPYFKDCLGAIDSTHVRVRVPREDAPRFRGRKDWPTQNVFAACDFDMKFTYVLAGWEGTTSDSRILKNALDRDDPLVIPQGKYYLGDAGFMLKSTIMTPYRGVRYHLKEFSRRGPQNARELFNHRHSSLRNVIERTFGVLKKRFSIIASGTEPHYELETMTNIILACCILHNFIRGVDRDDPLLNEVDNELNEREEQNVSSSQVREDDYRVGSTIRDAIADQMWRDYQNS; this is encoded by the exons atggaagaagaaTTTGACATGTCATACTTGGACCGTGAAGATATAAATGATGATGTGGTTGGTGTTGACTTTAATATAGTCGCAATACTACATCAACACTTACAAATAACCACCTCCCTGGCTGCActaacaatgttatgcattgtttGTCATGCCttgaatatattgaatatgttCTCGAGTGATCCAAGTAGTGTTAGCAATTTCCTTCCCAACAAAGACCGTCGCAGACAGGAGTTAATGTCGTACCTGGTGCATACTACTCAATGTCGTGACATTATTCAGATGGGTCCAGaggcatttattaatctttgtgaGAGATTAAGATCAACTGGGTTAGTTAAAGACGTCATTCGGTCTACAGTGGAGGAACAAGTAGCTCAATTTCTTTATATAGTTGGGCATAATGTCAAGAATTGGAGTGtcgcatttttctttcatcgatcTGGGGCGACGGTAAGCAAATTCTTTCACAATGTGCTGGATGCTGTTATAACTCTAGAATCAGAATTTTTAACTCAGCCATCAGGAGATGAGGTTCATCCATATGTGTTGAACAACAGTCGGTTTTATCCTTACTTCAAG GATTGCTTAGGAGCCATAGATAGTACTCACGTTCGTGTAAGGGTGCCAAGAGAAGATGCTCCAAGATTTCGTGGTAgaaaagattggccaactcAAAATGTGTTTGCCGCATGTGACTTTGATATGAAATTCACATACGTTCTAGCTGGGTGGGAAGGCACAACATCTGATTCTAGAATCTTAAAAAATGCTCTTGATCGAGATGATCCGTTGGTCATCCCCCAAG GAAAATACTATCTCGGCGACGCTGGATTTATGCTGAAAAGTACGATTATGACACCATATAGAGGCGTCAGATATCACCTTAAAGAATTTTCTCGCAGAGGACCACAAAATGCACGAGAGCTCTTTAACCATCGACATTCATCACTCAGAAATGTTATTGAAAGAACATTTGGTGTATTGAAGAAACGGTTCTCTATCATTGCAAGTGGCACTGAACCACATTATGAATTGGAGACGATGACGAATATTATTTTGGCTTGTTGTATCCTACACAACTTTATCCGTGGAGTTGATAGGGATGACCCATTGCTTAATGAGGTTGATAACGAGTTAAATGAAAGGGAAGAGCAGAATGTGTCATCCTCTCAAGTTCGTGAAGATGATTATAGGGTTGGTAGTACTATTAGGGATGCCATAGCGGATCAAATGTGGCGAGATTATCAAAATTCTTAg